The genomic window TTTTCCGGGATTCAAGGCTATTTGGTGCAAAAAGTAGGGCAACAAATTACCGCAGACATTCGAGACGATTTATTTGAGCGCGTTACCTCTTTGGCGGTACGTTTTTTTGATCGCACTCCCGTAGGAAAATTGATCACCCGTCTTACTAGCGACGTTGAAGCGTTGGGAGATGTCTTTACAACAGGGGCGATTGGGATTGTCAGCGATATATTTTCTATGCTGGTAATCATTGTATTTATGTTTCGGGAGCAATGGCAATTAGCTTTGATGCTGGTGTTGATGTTATTGCCAATTACCGGGTTAATTGTTTACTTTCAGCAGCAGTACCGCAAAGCAAACTACAAAGCTAGAGAAGAATTATCAGCGCTCAACTCTACTTTGCAAGAAAATATAGTTGGCATTAATGTAGTGCAGTTGTTTCGCCGGGAAAGATTCAACGCCGAGTTGTTTCGCACTACCAACCAGCGCTATATCAAAGAAGTAGATGTAACTATTTTTAATGATTCCGCCGTATCGGCAACTTTAGAATGGATTGCTTTAGTGGCGATCGCTGCCGTACTCTGGTTAGGTGGAATATTTATCTTGCGTCAACAGTTAGATATTGGGCGTTTATCCACGTTTATCTTATTTGCACAACGATTATTTGACCCTTTGCGCCAGTTTGCCGAAAAATTCACCGCTATTCAAGCAGGTTTTACCGCCGTAGAGCGAGTTAGCGATATTTTAGACGAGCCGATTGAGATTAGAGATCCTGAAAAAGGGAAAAGTGCGAAGTCATCTATGATATCTATGGGCGAAATTCGCTTTGAAAATGTCTGGTTTGCCTACAAAGACGACGATTACATCATTAAAGACTTAAGCTTTACAATTAATCCTGGCGAAAAGATTGCTTTAGTTGGGCCCACCGGAGCGGGGAAAAGCTCAATTATTCGTCTCCTCTGTCGCCTGTACGAACCTAGTCGGGGACGTATTTTGGTAGATGGGGTAGATGTAAGAGATTTGCCACAATCCGAGCTACGCCGTCGTATGGGGGTAATTTTACAAGAAGGTTTCTTATTTGCGGGTGATGTGAAAAGTAACATTACCTTGGGTGATACCTACACAATGGATGAAATTCGCGCCGCCGCCCAAAAAACCAATGTAGACAAGTTTATCGAACAATTACCCCAAACCTACGATACTCAGCTAAGAGAGCGGGGGACAAACCTTTCTAGCGGTCAAAAACAGCTACTAGCCTTTGCACGGGCGGCTATTCGCAATCCACCAATATTAGTATTAGATGAAGCAACAGCGAGTTTAGATGTGGGTACAGAAGCATTAATTCAAGACGCGCTAGATAAATTGCTAATTGGACGCACTGCGATCGTTATTGCTCACCGTCTCTCTACTATTCGCAATGTAGATCGAATTTTTGTATTGAAACGCGGACAATTAATCGAGTCAGGTACTCATGAGGAATTGTTGCAACAAGGGGGACTATACGCCAGCTTGCATAACCTGCAAATGTTTGGTAGTTAGTTTATATGTCATAATATCTAAAATATGACATCGTTTAATGAATATGACAGAAGCAATAGTCCGTATCAATGAGCAAGGTAGAGTTGTCATACCAGTAAATTTACGTCAGGAATTGGGTTTAGTTACTGGCTCAAAGTTGATAGTTCGCTTAGAGGGTAAAAAAATTGTTTTAGAGCAGCCAGAGGATGTTTTTAGGCGGTTGCGTTCTACTTTTAATTCTCCCACCTCTTTAGTAGATGAATTAATTGAGGAGCGACGTACAGAGGCAAAAAATGAGTAATTATGTTTTAGATGCCTCAGCAATTTTAGCCTTGCTCAATAATGAACCAGGGGCGGATATAGTACAAGCAGTTTTGAATAATGAAACTTGTATCATGTCTGCGGTAAACTGGTCGGAAGTAGCAAAAAAATTGTCCGACAAAGGTTTAGCCATAGAGCCAGTAGCTCAAACTTTAAAAGGGCTTGGTTTAGAATTTCAAAACTTTGACTACAACCAAGCCGTTGCTACAGCTAGTCTTCAAGCTCCTGCTTTATCTCTTGGCGACCGAGCGTGTTTGTCATTAGCTCAATTATTGGGATTCGTAGCATTAAGTGGCGATCGCCTTTGGCAAACTTACAATCTAGGTATTTCTATTCAACTTATTCGCCCTTAAAGCCTATTTTGGCGTGAAAATGATTCTGCATGGTTTCAAAACCAATACAACATCTGGTTGCCACAATTGGTACATCTAACCAACAACATCTAGCAACTAGGCAATTTGAGCCATGTTTGTATATTCAGTCAACAACTCATCATAGGTAAGGCTATCGGTTTCTACTTGAGGACTCCAGATTAATTCAAACATCATCAAATAGTCCGATCGCATTGAACCTACTTTGTTTAAAGTTGTTGTTAAAGCTTCTATTGTGCGAACTTCTGTAAATAATGGGCGATCGCCTGCTGTGCCAATAATTAAAGTAACGATAATGTAGTCTGCGGAACTTTCTTCAAAGTTAGAAGTTACGGGTTTTTGTTTTCTAAGCCCATTATGTTAATTTTTATACCAAGTTTCTTACTATTGTAGATAAAAGTTGGATTATATCAGTAACAAATATTACACACCACAAAGGTGTAAATTTAGCCATGAATAAATATCACCAATTAGTTGTCAGCCTAGGTGTGCTAACAGTTTTAGGGCAAGAAACAGCACTGGGGCAAAATAGAGATGAGGCAGTAATACTAAAGGGACAGCAACAACAATTGTCTACCGAAGCAATAAAAAATGCTGCACCTCATAAAAATTATCTATCACCATTAAATCTTCCTAATCTAGCTCCCACAAGCGAAGCAGAATTTAGACAAAATTCTGCTTCGCCTGGGATAAGTTCCCAAGCAAAAATTCCTAATAATAATTTAATAAATAGTTCTACTTCTACTTCTACTCCTAGGGCTTTTGGTTCCTATGGGGTACCCTATACTTCCAAAAGGGTATCTCATTTTCCAACTTCCGTTGTAAGCTCCAATGCTAATGGTTACCTAAGTGCTACTTATCCTTATAGTACTATGGGAAGATTGGCTTTTAGTGTAGGCACTAATAATGCTCATTGTTCGGCTACACTAATTCGTCGAAGTATAATTGTTACTGCTGCCCATTGTATTCAAGGGTTTGGTAGTGGTAGTAGCATCTATTCAAACTTTACCTTTGTACCCTCTTATTATAATGCCATAGCTCCTTATGGAAGTTGGAGTTGGTTATCTTTAGTAAGACCATCTTCTTGGGCTAATGGAACAGATACCGGAAGTGGTGCAGCAAGAAATAATGATCTAGCAGTAATTGCCATACGCAAAAACTCCGCAGGTCAATTTATTGGAGACATAACAGGATATATGAATTATGGTTGGAACAACTACTCTTTTACTACTTCTAGTCGTACAGGTAATATCCCCATTGCTGCTATTACAACCACAGGATATCCAGGATTATTAGATTTAGGTCGAATAATGCAAAGGTCTGATGGACCAGGTTATTTAACTACAATTAGTAGTGCTAAACAAATTTATCAAGGTAGTAATTTTACTGGAGGATCTAGTGGTGGAGCCTGGGTAACTAATTTTGGATATCAGTCTCCTGCTTTTTCTGGTGGTGCATCTGCTGGAAATTCTTCTGTGCCTAACGTAATTGTCGGTGTTACTTCCTGGGGTGCTAGCGATCCAAATTTACCCAAAGATAATTACTCTTCTCAATTTGGACAAAATACTCAGTATCCTTTAGCTACCTACGGTACTCGTGGTGCTGGTAATATAGCTTCAATACTTAACACACTATGCTCTTCTACTCCTTCTGGCAGTACTCAAACTCTCCAACAACAAGGTTACTGTAATTAAATGATTTCTTATTCTTGGAACCAGGAATAAGAAATAGGAGTCTATAAAATTATAAATAGCTCTGTAAAAATTATGCGAAAACTTTTTTTAATCCCATCAATTATCATGGGAATCATTTTAAGTTCTGGTGCTAGTTTATTAGCCTGTAATTCCAAATCTATGAATTTAGAAAATTCTTCTTGGATTCTTAAAAATTGGGATAATCAAGGTTCTATTGTAGAACCTGAATCGAAAATATATCTAAGCTTTAAAAATAATCAAATAAATGGCTCTGGGGGCTGTAATAATTTTGGTGGTACTTATAAAATAGTTGATAATAAACTTATTGTAGAATCATTTGGTGCAACTAGAATAGCCTGCAACCCCCTGATAATGAATCAGGAATCTCAACTTTTTTCTGCACTCCAATCTTTAGGTCGTGTTAACTTTAATACTTCCGGTAGCCTAGTATTGCATACTAATACAAGTGTATTTTACTTTAATCCTAATAAAATTAATTAGATATTGTCAGCATTATAAAATAGAGGAATAAAAATAGGCGTTGCTGAAACAAGGTAGGAAAATGATTTTACGAAATCTTTAAACCAATGCTAGAGACGTTGCAGTACAACGTCTCTACAGCGATTCTTAAGTATGTGATTATACTTAGGTTTCTAAACTGTCAAATTGAGAGCCGGAATTTGGCGTTGCTAAAGACTTAATGATTTAAAGGTACAGTGCGATCGCACTCATATCTACTCAATCCCGTCACACGAAAATTGCACAGATTAAATCGCTACCAAGGACTACCAACAATTGTAAAAGCTGACCAATAATAAGGATGAGCTAAATTTCGTTTTCCCAAATCTGTAAGTTGAGGAGGGAGTTTAATATTACCTCTAACCGTCCGCAACTGACCTTTTTCTAAACGTACTTGTCCTCTAATCATCGCTATTTGCGCCTGTCTTAAAGCTTCGGCTTTAGTTGGCGATGTTCTTAACTGCGGATATAGTTGGGACATTAAGGCTAAAGTCCCTTCATCACTGACAAACCACAAACTAGCTATAGCTGATTTGACCCCCGCACCCACCGCTAACCCCGCAAAACCTAATTCTGCATCGCGATCGCCTATAGCTGTCTCGCAAGCGCTTAATACTAATAATTCTACAGGGATTTTTTGCCAACCTAACTGTCTGATTTGGTTTAGCTGCAACCTTGTATTCCAAAATTGGACGTAGGAATTGCTTGAGGTTCCAGATTGAAAATTAGCGTGGGTTGCTAGATGAAGAACCCGAAAAGGCTGCTGTTGGAGTTGGGATTGCAGATTATTTAGGGTAAATTCTTGATTGAGAAACGATCGGTTTTGGCGGCGATTTTGGGTAACTAACGATAACTCTACCGGAACGGCGGGTAAAGAATTTTGGCTGCTAAATTCTGATGCACCCATAGCTAAAATTGGTGCATTTTTGACACTGGTGAAGGTGGCATTAGTTAATATGAAGGCAGGTATGCGCCCGATACCGTACTTTTCTACTAAAAACCTTTTGCCGTCGTGTAAAGCCGCTAGAGGCATTGTCCGCAAACCAACACCAGCACAAAACATCAGCGTGTTTATTTTCTGGGCTTTTAAGTCGGATTCAATTGGTGCGATTATCCACTGATAAAGCTGCTTAGATACTGGCAAGTAGCGGTTAGTGTTTCTTTGTGAAGGAATAGTAAGAGCATTTCTAAATTCTTGAACTTTAGCTAGTAATGCTCGATTATTAGCTTGTTTGACGCGCCTATGGATTGGTTTTCGTCCTGGAAAAATCACCACTATTTCTAGCTGCTGCTGTCCGGGAAGTAAATAGATTAAGGCGGTTTTTCTGCCTGTAGTTCGGGCTAATCTGTTTAAAGTACCAGAAATAGCGCGATCGCTAATTGTCCGATTGACAAAGTTAGTTTTAAAATAACCTTCGTATTGGTTTTCCCAAGTTGCTTCTATTTGCGGTACTGCTGCTTTTAAGTCATCGCGATTGAGCGCCCTTTCTAAAGCCGAAGTTTTATTTTGAGCCGTAGCAAAACTAGGTATATTCGGTTTTGCAAGTACCCTTTCGTTGATGCCGTAAGGGCAAGCTAAAACTAGCAATAAGCTAATGCTGGTTAATAATTTCATAAATACCTCGTTTAGGCTCAGTATAAAGTGAGGTTGCTAATTGAGAATTAATTGTTGGATTGCTTAAACATTACTATTATCAGTTGTTCCTTGATAGGATAACGTTAGCTTTGTAATGCGAGCGCCCTTGTTGGTTAATTCACTCCTTTAACTTCCGCTTTTATACTGCCCTAAAAGCCATATAAACCAGTCAGGAAGAGGCTTTTGTACAGTAGCGGCGAAGTTTTGTGGCTGCTTGCTGGGTATATTTTTGCCCGTCGCTATCCCATTATTCAATTTTGCCTAGATCACTAAAAAGTTAAGGCTTTTTAGTAACAAATTGTACTGGGCAAAGCTTATAGGCGAAAGTAAACGGGACTGACGGGGCTCGAACCCGCAACTTCCGCCGTGACAGGGCGGTGCTCTAACCAATTGAACTACAGTCCCTTATTTCAGGGCTTTACTATAATTACAGCTTTTTGAGAGTTTGTCAAATAATTGCTCAAAGCTAAAAATTAAGTATCCACTCTAGCGAGAAGATCGCTGGAAAAACTTAGATTTGCGTTTGGCGACTAATCCTGCAACTACAAGTGCTGCTAACCCTGCGGTGGCTTCTGGTTCGGGGACAGGTTCAACACTAAAAGCCAAAACTTGTGTAGACTGACTAGAGCTAAAGTTATTGTCACTAACTACGATCAAAGAGCGTTTCCCGTCAGGTAAATCGGGACCAAAAGTCAGACCTTCAATATTATCTAAAGTTATATTTAACTTATCAAAGTCCAACAAAAGTTCTTTTTTAGCAGGCTTAATATTAGTGATATCAACGGCACTTAAACTATTAATATCTCTGATATTGTCCGCACCTTCCAAAGAAACCTCGTACAATTTAATCGTGTTGCCTGCACCGACAGAAAAAGAACGCTCTAAACTAAGAAAGTGCTTATCATCAATTGCCAGTAAATCTACTAGCCCATTAGTATTAAATCCGCTTGCTGTAATTGGCGGATTAGCAACTTTATCGGTGAAGTAAAGATATTCGGCGGCGGGTTTACCAGTAACGGTATTGTAGCCAACAATCCTTGATGGACTTCCATTACTGACGGTGGCGATCGCACCATCTTGAACTAAAGCATTCTCTGTTGCCGTAAATAAATAATTTTGGCTAGGCGTTATTGTCAAGCTTTCAAAAGCTAAGTTAGTGCGAATACCGCTAGTTTGGGGAGCAGTGGGGAAATATTTGTCATCGACAGGTAAAGCTTTTAATTGCTCTCCGGTTATGGAAAACTCGTTAACAAAAGGATTTGTTAAATTTGTAGCCGTTGCATCACCCTCGGAAGAAATATATAAAATTCCCTTACTTGTTAAAGCAATTCCTTCAGGATCGAGACTTTGAGCGGGAAAATTTTGCCCGTCTTGATTTTTGAGCAAAGTTACATCTGTAAACTTGACTGCTCCTAAAGAGTTTTGCTTAAGTTCGATAGTTAGTGTATAAAATCTTGCCGGGTTGTTTTGACTGCGATCGTCTGAAATACTATAGTAAACATTTTTACTAGCATCGTAAGTAATCCCGGAAAGCCCGCCTAGCAAGGTTTGTTTTACTTGTGTATCACTAGAAAATGTGACTTCACCCAAAAAATCAATGTTTTTGATAGTGGAAGCCATGCTTGGCATCACCGTAAGGGTTGTAGCCGTAATACTGAGTAAACTAAGTATAATCAGTTTAAATAGAGGCAAAACTTGCGTAATATTGCTCATGACAATAGAGGCATCCTAATCTATGGGATTACCTTATCAAAACAAAGATAAGTAGGTATTAAAGCCAGGTTATCAAAGCGTTATTAGTTAAGAATTTTGTAAAAAACTTACAAACCAATCTTTGAGATGGCGAGTAGCGAGACAATCATCTTCGTTGTACTGGACGATCGCATCTAATAAAGTGCGATCGCCTGTTTCTAACCATTTATCGTACCAAAGTATTGATTGCGAACCGTTTGCTTCGAGGTTGCGCCATTCAAAACCCAGCCACCGCGCTAGAGTTTTTAAAGCGTAGCTTTCGGTAGGTAAAACCACTGTATGCGCTACTTGCTCGTAAATGTCGATAAATCTTGCTAGTAACACTGATATTTGCTCGTTTGGGGTGCAATAAAGTTTACCTAATCGCTTGACAGTATCCACTTCGTAGGGGCAAAAATGAAAGATTGGTGCTTGGGGATATTGTTCGACTAAATCAAGAAATTGCTGCCAAACTTTTTCTTCCTCCGCTTGACTTTCAGCCAAAAAAGCATAATATTTTTCTGTGTTAGCAATGCGATCGCAAACTAACACCCCTAACAAGTAATCTAAATTTAAGTCTGGTTGCGCTTCAATATCAAAGTAAAGTTCTATCGGCGCAATCAGAGATTCAGGATTTGGTGGTAAATATTTACTTTGCAACAAATCCCGTAAAACTGTTTGGGAGGTTGGGGTTGGCAAGGTTTGTTGAATTTCGTAAGCGTTACCAAAAGGTAAAATAATTGGGCTGTTAAGTGTTGCCGATTGAGCTTGTAAGACTAATTGCTGGGCGCTTTTGCCTTCAAAACTGGGTAAAATGTCTATTTCGTCGGGATTTGCTTTAGCAAGTGCTTCTAAGGTAACTAAATCGATGGTTTGCAAGTCACTGTAACGACTTGGGGTTACACCCGGTAAAAGGGAAAGATGTTCAGTAGCTTTGGCTTGGGCGTAACATTGAGGAAGCCAGCCGCAAAAGTTGCATTTTTGCCGAGAAATAAATACTTCAGGAATTTCTGACGAATTTAGGGTACTAATGCACTCCTCCAACGATAAGTGCATTTGCGGAATCCATTTACTCAAATTGACTTCGTAAGCATCGGTACGTCGCAGTATGAGCAAAGCTGTGGGAGGATCGAAAGACTGGGCGATCGCCAACATTTCCGCATCATAAGCCGCTACAATTTGATACTCTAACTTAGGACGCTTCCCTAACTGAATATTTGCAGAAATATAAAACCAATCGCCAAATTTGGAATGTCCTGGTTGCTTGATTAATAAATGCGGACGACTTAATAAAGTAATATTTTCCGAGTGAGGCGCTAGTATTACGCCTTTGTAAATACATTCAACGCCTTGTTTCATTAATTCAAGGGTGGCTTTTGTTCCTGCTTCCCAGTCATTTTTAGGATATTCTGGGCGAGAGTAGTTGTATTGCGCTAAGACAAATTTTTGATAAGCAAATTTTTCTTGGATTACTCTATGCAACGCATCACTAATGGGATCTCTTTGGTTAAGATCGCCGTTAGTATCTAAAAAAGCCCTTCGCTTACAGCGTTGGTATTGTAATAGGATTTCAGCATTAAGCAGCATGGCTCTAGACTAACAATAATTTACGGGCATTGTTTAATTGGGCGCAAAATTCTTGTAGAGACGTTGCATTGCCTAATTAGGCGCAAAATTTTTGTAGAGACGTTGCAATGCAACGTCTCTACACCGAAATATATAGTCGCAGCGTTAAAGTTAAAAAAGCTGTTATTTTTATTTTATGAGTATTTCTACTTCCAATTCTCAGCTTGAGTTACATAGACAACAGTTTCCGGCTTTAGCAAATAAGACTTATTTTAATTATGGTGGTCAAGGGCCAATTCCCCAATCAGCAATTGAGGCGACAAATAATGCTCAAGAATACATCCAAACTTACGGGCCATTTTCCACTAAAGTTAATAGCTGGATTGCTCAAGAAGTAGAAGAAACCAGAAAGGCGATCGCACTTGAACTAAACACTACCTCTGATACAATTACTTTAACCGAAGATGTTACAGTGGGCTGCAATATTGCCTTGTGGGGTATTGATTGGCAAAAAGGCGATCGCATTTTACTTACCGACTGCGAACATCCTGGTATTATTGCCACAGTAAGAGAAATTGGGCGCAGATTTGGGGTAAAAATCGATACTTGTCCAATTATGGCAACTTTAAACCAGGGCGATCCTGTACAAGTAATTGAGCAACATTTATTGCCGCGCACTCGCCTTGTAGTATTAAGTCATCTACTTTGGAATACCGGGCAAGTTTTACCTCTTGACAAAATAGTTAAAGTATGCAAGGCAGCTAATGTCAGAATATTAGCAGATGCAGCGCAATCGGTGGGATCTTTGCCTTTAAATTTAACTGAACTAGGTGTAGATTTTTATGCTTTTACGGGTCATAAATGGTGGTGTGGTGCGGCGGGTGTAGGCGGTTTGTACGTGCATCCAGAAGCTAGAGAGAGTTTGCAGCCTACGTTTATCGGTTGGCGGGGTATTTTGATGGATAGTAAAGGCAATCCTACAGGTTGGCAACCAGACGGACGCAGATATGAAGTAGCAACTTCAGCTTACGGACAGTATGCAGGATTAAGGGCTGCGATCGCAACTCATCAGAAATGGGGAAGTGCGGAGGAAAGATATCAGCAAATTTGTGATTTAAGCAAGTATTTGTGGCAAAAATTAACCCAAATCCCAGAAATTAAATGTTTGAAAGCTTCCCCACCAGAAGCGGGACTTGTATCTTTTCAAGTTAGCAACAATCGCCAATTGGTAGAGTTTTTAGAGGCGCAAAACATTATGACGCGGATACTACTAGATCCTGATTGCGTTCGTGCTTGCGTTCATTATCTAACATTGACATCGGAAATAGATCGATTAGTTGCAGGAATTGAGAGTTTTGTTAGCAATATTTAATTATGCCTAGACCAATTTTATATATAGCTATTACCAATCATGGTTTTGGTCATACTACCCGCGCGGCTGCGGTTGCTGCAACTATTCAAAAGCTTTATCCTGATGTATTGCTAATCATCGTTACCACTGCACCCCGTTGGTTATTAGAGTCTTACATTGAAGGAGATTTTATTTATCGTCCCCGTAGCTTTGATATTGGCGTAGTACAAGCGGATAGTTTGACAATGGATAAAGCCGCTACTTTGGAGAAATTGCAAGAAATTAAGGCAAAACAGCGCTCTCTTGTAGCTTCGGAAGTTAACTTTATTCGTCAAAATCGCGTTAGTTTAATTTTGGCTGATATTCCGCCTTTAGCTGCCGTATTTGCGAAAAATGCTGGGATTCCTTGCTGGGGAATGAGTAACTTTAGTTGGAATTTTATTTATCAAGATTGGGGAAAGGAATTTAGAGAGATTGGCGATTGGATGAGTGAATGTTATAGTCAGTGCGATCGCCTATTTCGGCTACCATTTCACGAACCGATGAGCGCCTTTAACAATATTACCGATGTTGGCTTAACGGGCGGTTCTCCTCGCTACCAAATAGACGAATTACGTACAATTTGGCAAATTACCAAACCCATAGAAAAAACAGCTTTACTAACCTTTGGTGGCTTGGGTTTGCAGCAAATCCCCTACGATAATCTTAAAAACTTTCCCGACTGGCAATTTATCAGTTTCGATGCTTCTGCGCCCAATTTACCTAATTTACTTAAAATCTCTGACCGAAAATATCGCCCAGTGGACTTAATGCCAATATGTAGCAGAGTAATTTCTAAGCCTGGTTACAGCACCTTCGCCGAAGCAGTACGTTTAGGTATTTCCATTGTGACTATGACTCGTGAAGATTTTGCGGAAGCTGCTTTGCTGTTAGAAGGAATTACAAACTATTCCCAACATCAAATTCTTACCCCATCAGAGTTTTTTCAGGGAGATTGGGACTTTTTAGTGCGATCGCCACAACTACCACACAAAACTGATTCTATAGCCAAAAATGGAAATGAACAAGTTGCCCAATCCGTTATTAGCTATTTTCAATAATTATGCACCATCAACAATTACTCAGAATTTCCACTAAAGGCAAATCTCTATACAAAATTACATCCAAAATAGAGTCTATAGTTGCCGAATCTGGAGTAAAAACAGGACTATGTACTATATTTCTTCGTCATACTTCCGCAAGCTTGATAATTCAAGAAAATGCTGACCCGGACGTACTTCTAGATTTATCCAACTTTCTCGCCCAATTAGTCCCTGAATCTGCGCCTTACGTCCATAATGCCGAAGGTGCGGACGATATGCCAGCGCATATACGTACCGCTTTAACTCACACTTCCGAGCAAATTCCTATCGCTCAAAATAGATTAGTTTTAGGCACTTGGCAAGGAATTTACATTTGGGAACATCGAGAAAGAAGCCAACAAAGAGAACTTGTAGTTCACATTATGGGCGAGTAATTTTAGCTTCTGGCAATATTAGCATCGCATCGCCAAAGGAATAAAAACGGTACTTTGATGCGATCGCTTCTTTATACAAGTCTAACAATCTCTGTCGTCCAATTAACGCGCTAACTAGCATCAGTAAACTAGAACGGGGTAAGTGAAAGTTAGTAATTAACCCCTCCACCACCCGCCATTGATAGCCAGGATAGATAAACATATCGGTTTTGCCGCAAAAAGGCTCTAATTGCCCCGATGCTGCTGCCGCCCCTTCCAAAGCCCTTACAGCCGTTGTTCCTACAGCAATAATTCGTCCACCTTTAGCTTTGGTAGCGCGGATTTGTTCGACAGTTGCTTGAGAGACATCTATCCATTCGCCGTGCATTTGGTGGGTGGTTACGTCTTGCACTTCTACCGGGCGAAACGTACCTACACCAACGTGTAAGGTTATAAAAGCCGAGTTTATGCCGGAATCTGCTAGTTTTTGGATTAATTCGGGCGTAAAATGTAGTCCGGCGGTGGGAGATGCGATCGCGCCTAAGTTTTGAGCGTACACTGTTTGATATTCGTCATCATCCGCTTGGGAATTTGTAATATAGGGCGGTAATGGCATTTCCCCAAAAGAGTCTATAACCTGCAATAAAGATAAATTATTCGGGACATCAAACTTTAATAAACGTCCTCCTGTAGCTTTATCAATTTCGATTACCGTAGCTGTAAGAGTTTTTTCTTCTTTACCCTCAAATACAATCTGCACTCCTGGATGTAAGCGCTTTCCAGGTTTAACCAAAGCCAACCAAGTATTAAACTCTTTTTCTTCTAACAGCAAAACTTCTATAGCTGCACCGCTAGTTTTGCGCCCGTGAAGCCGTGCGGGAATCACCCGCGTATCGTTCATAACTAGCAAATCTCCTGGTTGTAGGAATGAAGGTAAATCGCTAAAAATGCAGTGCTTGTAAGTATTAGGAGAATCTATAACTAGCAACTTAGCGCTATCTCTGGGAAATGCTGGATTTTGGGCAATTTGTGCTGGGGGAAGTTGGTAATCATAACCAGCCAAAGAAGTATCTAAAAAATTTAGCGATTTTTCTGTATCTAAACTAAGATGAGAATCTTGAGCCATAATTTCAATAAGTATTCCTTTAGACATAAATAGCAAAAAGTTGGGTAGATATACCCAGGTAAAGTAGGCGTTACCCCCTAGTCATAGCGATCGCCGCTTTGTCACAATGGAAGTATAAGATTGACATATTTATAAAAGCAGTAATGGAATACATTTATTATCTTGCTAATGCTACCCTCACCTTGAGGATTGTCGAGCATCTGTATCGCAGACCGCAAATGCCCATTAGCTTTGTTAGTGTAATTCATCAAATTGATGGTTGGGTAGTTAAAATTAAAATGGCATCTCCCCTAGATTCGCGACAGGATGGAGATTTTAGAGCTTTTTTGCATGAATTGGGCATACCCTACGAGCCGCCCATGCGTCTAAACATGGCACTA from Synechocystis sp. PCC 7509 includes these protein-coding regions:
- a CDS encoding ABC transporter ATP-binding protein yields the protein MTSVSPATPPLESRKPRENDWRLFLRLVPYARRHGRLLTISMLLLVPLAISGALQPIVIGQAISLIRKESSTYEFLRNLPLAQGLGILEGLLLLTVVIRLVFSGIQGYLVQKVGQQITADIRDDLFERVTSLAVRFFDRTPVGKLITRLTSDVEALGDVFTTGAIGIVSDIFSMLVIIVFMFREQWQLALMLVLMLLPITGLIVYFQQQYRKANYKAREELSALNSTLQENIVGINVVQLFRRERFNAELFRTTNQRYIKEVDVTIFNDSAVSATLEWIALVAIAAVLWLGGIFILRQQLDIGRLSTFILFAQRLFDPLRQFAEKFTAIQAGFTAVERVSDILDEPIEIRDPEKGKSAKSSMISMGEIRFENVWFAYKDDDYIIKDLSFTINPGEKIALVGPTGAGKSSIIRLLCRLYEPSRGRILVDGVDVRDLPQSELRRRMGVILQEGFLFAGDVKSNITLGDTYTMDEIRAAAQKTNVDKFIEQLPQTYDTQLRERGTNLSSGQKQLLAFARAAIRNPPILVLDEATASLDVGTEALIQDALDKLLIGRTAIVIAHRLSTIRNVDRIFVLKRGQLIESGTHEELLQQGGLYASLHNLQMFGS
- a CDS encoding AbrB/MazE/SpoVT family DNA-binding domain-containing protein, translated to MTEAIVRINEQGRVVIPVNLRQELGLVTGSKLIVRLEGKKIVLEQPEDVFRRLRSTFNSPTSLVDELIEERRTEAKNE
- a CDS encoding type II toxin-antitoxin system VapC family toxin, yielding MSNYVLDASAILALLNNEPGADIVQAVLNNETCIMSAVNWSEVAKKLSDKGLAIEPVAQTLKGLGLEFQNFDYNQAVATASLQAPALSLGDRACLSLAQLLGFVALSGDRLWQTYNLGISIQLIRP
- a CDS encoding trypsin-like serine peptidase, whose protein sequence is MNKYHQLVVSLGVLTVLGQETALGQNRDEAVILKGQQQQLSTEAIKNAAPHKNYLSPLNLPNLAPTSEAEFRQNSASPGISSQAKIPNNNLINSSTSTSTPRAFGSYGVPYTSKRVSHFPTSVVSSNANGYLSATYPYSTMGRLAFSVGTNNAHCSATLIRRSIIVTAAHCIQGFGSGSSIYSNFTFVPSYYNAIAPYGSWSWLSLVRPSSWANGTDTGSGAARNNDLAVIAIRKNSAGQFIGDITGYMNYGWNNYSFTTSSRTGNIPIAAITTTGYPGLLDLGRIMQRSDGPGYLTTISSAKQIYQGSNFTGGSSGGAWVTNFGYQSPAFSGGASAGNSSVPNVIVGVTSWGASDPNLPKDNYSSQFGQNTQYPLATYGTRGAGNIASILNTLCSSTPSGSTQTLQQQGYCN
- a CDS encoding META domain-containing protein; the protein is MRKLFLIPSIIMGIILSSGASLLACNSKSMNLENSSWILKNWDNQGSIVEPESKIYLSFKNNQINGSGGCNNFGGTYKIVDNKLIVESFGATRIACNPLIMNQESQLFSALQSLGRVNFNTSGSLVLHTNTSVFYFNPNKIN
- a CDS encoding CHAT domain-containing protein; amino-acid sequence: MKLLTSISLLLVLACPYGINERVLAKPNIPSFATAQNKTSALERALNRDDLKAAVPQIEATWENQYEGYFKTNFVNRTISDRAISGTLNRLARTTGRKTALIYLLPGQQQLEIVVIFPGRKPIHRRVKQANNRALLAKVQEFRNALTIPSQRNTNRYLPVSKQLYQWIIAPIESDLKAQKINTLMFCAGVGLRTMPLAALHDGKRFLVEKYGIGRIPAFILTNATFTSVKNAPILAMGASEFSSQNSLPAVPVELSLVTQNRRQNRSFLNQEFTLNNLQSQLQQQPFRVLHLATHANFQSGTSSNSYVQFWNTRLQLNQIRQLGWQKIPVELLVLSACETAIGDRDAELGFAGLAVGAGVKSAIASLWFVSDEGTLALMSQLYPQLRTSPTKAEALRQAQIAMIRGQVRLEKGQLRTVRGNIKLPPQLTDLGKRNLAHPYYWSAFTIVGSPW